The region GCTCCTTCTGGTGCTCGTGGTCCTCCCCCCTGGGGAGGATCCCACCGCTTGGCTCGCCGCGGGGTTCGACGATTGGGTTTCTCTCCCCATCACCAAGGAGGCCCTGAACGCCCGGGTCCAGGTCTGGCTGCGCCTGCGGGATGCAGAGGGCACGCGCTTCCGGTCCCTTGTGGAGGAGACCACGATCGGGTTCTACCGCACCACCCCCGACGGCCGGATCCTCTACGCCAACCCGGCCCTGGTGCGGATGCTTGGGTTTTCCTCGTTTGCGGAGCTCGCCCGGCGCAACCTGGAGGAGGAGGGGTTCGCACCGAGCTACCCCCGCGCTGATTTCAAAGAACGGGTGGAGCGGGAGGGGAGGGTGGTGGGGCTCGAGGCCGCCTGGATCCGGCTGGACGGGACCCCTATCTACGTGCGGGAGAGCGCCCGCGCCGTGCGCGACGAGGAGGGCCAGGTCCTCTACTACGAGGGCACGGTCGAGGACCTCACCGAGAAAAAGGAGTTCGAGGAGAAACTCCGGGCCGCCCAGGCCCTCGTCTCCCAGCTCCTCTTCATCCACGATCCGAACGAGGTGGCGCGGCTCGTGGTCGACACCGCCCGGGACGTCTTGGGCCTTGAGGACTGCGGGTTCTACCTCCTGAAGGACGGGAAGCTCCGCCTCCTCGCCCACAGCTCGGGGGCCCTGCCCGGACCGACGGAGCTCCCCCTCCAGTCCGCCCGAGGGATCGTCCCCCTCGTCGCCCGCACCGGCGAAGCCGTGTACCTCGCCGATCTCGGGGAGGATGCCCGGTACATCCGGACCTCCCCGGAAAACCGGTCCGAGCTGTGCGTACCGATCAAGGTGGGGGGACGGGTCCTTGGGGTCCTGAACGCGGAGAGGCCCGAGCCTGACGGCTTCGCTCCAGTGGATCGGGAGCTCCTCGAGGCCCTGGCCGGGGTGGTGGCCTTGGCCCTCGAGAACGCCCGCCTTTTCTCTCAGGCCGCCCGCCTCCCCCACGAGATCGTAGAGGTCCTCTCCGCAGCGTTGGAGCTCCGGGATCCCCACACCGCCGGCCACCAGCGGCGGGTGGCCGAGCTCGCCTGCGCCATCGCCCGGGAACTTGGGTTTTCCGAGGAGCGGATCCAGGGCCTGCAGGTGGCCGTCCTCCTCC is a window of Candidatus Acetothermia bacterium DNA encoding:
- a CDS encoding HD domain-containing protein encodes the protein MSPELHTIGILFRGHADRRLIREFLEGLGYRVLAPRPDGFDPAGWAEVDLVLAEAAVARRRTEELLDLKARAAANFALLLVLVVLPPGEDPTAWLAAGFDDWVSLPITKEALNARVQVWLRLRDAEGTRFRSLVEETTIGFYRTTPDGRILYANPALVRMLGFSSFAELARRNLEEEGFAPSYPRADFKERVEREGRVVGLEAAWIRLDGTPIYVRESARAVRDEEGQVLYYEGTVEDLTEKKEFEEKLRAAQALVSQLLFIHDPNEVARLVVDTARDVLGLEDCGFYLLKDGKLRLLAHSSGALPGPTELPLQSARGIVPLVARTGEAVYLADLGEDARYIRTSPENRSELCVPIKVGGRVLGVLNAERPEPDGFAPVDRELLEALAGVVALALENARLFSQAARLPHEIVEVLSAALELRDPHTAGHQRRVAELACAIARELGFSEERIQGLQVAVLLHDIGKMLYVPAEILCKPGKLSAQEMELVRIHPQAGYEVLRRIEFPWPVAEVVRQHHERLDGSGYPHGLKGEEILLEARILAVADVVEAMTSHRPYRPALGVDQALAEIQKEKGRLYDPQVVEACLAVFERRFVFPS